One Abditibacteriota bacterium genomic region harbors:
- a CDS encoding alpha-mannosidase, producing the protein MSLDSTLYTLNKYIDTVKTDKYSGLGKIMFQLDFAKNFMRAIKKDKEWTPILEKAAELTGRIAGEGGQDYGEVLEILAPIGREAKTYKIHCIGHAHIDMNWMWSWPETANDAHDTFYTVDKLMDEFPEAKFSQSQVSLYKAMQDYFPAVADKIRKRIKSGNWECTASNWVEGEKNCASGEALCRHMLYSRRYLKKYYDLEPEDVKVDWSADIFGHAATIPSIMTKGGVTRYYHTRPYDKPDLFIWKSKDGSELLTLRDPGGYNGNIDKSVFDCFCRYISGCFEQGVRDFMWCYGWGDHGGGPTRVQIKNLLEYRDNYPILPRIDFSTADEYYSAIENSVDKSKLPVIEEERNFVFEGCYTSQANIKYANRYSEIELPSAETLSLIAGKAAGTEYPQEQFEAAWQRALFSQFHDVFPGSGVRATYNYAQGSFQEVMTTTSAAQNQSFRDLGARLATKTLVDKAKAGSIGDSFGAGTAEHGKLQSGFATSPSPATNTLQYDAYGPTTAGMSGDSAAPILVYNPKPWKRSELVTVKVWNKKLDVNNVFVYDEAGNKVRAQFVDHCDFYWFHKYDAFVFEAKDIPALGYKVFVVDTGDSIEADPDDLKCYTDVGDKSFRGDGQPPMDGCYTLENKYLRVKVHAPSASLVSVIDKETGFEYVKQGAKLGVVEYQVEAPNGMPAWNLSPIKTRKPLEDGNFRIFKNGPNLVTIRAEFKVEDSVVCLDTSLGKNSRKVDFVCRTRWFEVGDGQKGIPTLRAYFPANFMGGALHYEIPFGAMERIQSAQEVPALKWMNLSGKDKSVTLVNRSKYGHRCQDDTISLTLLRSSYAPDPYPEMGDHEIEYSMVFDDKAYDPVKAVRDGEDFNNPVKIVSVPVQDGDLPTCKSFGAVLTDNVNIAALKPCESGEGMVIRLYELCGKDTKAEICLCGLAEDAKTAYEADVLERPLPANTAAIEGGKLTVELKAYSNTTVIIK; encoded by the coding sequence ATGTCATTAGATTCTACATTATATACTCTGAACAAGTATATAGACACGGTCAAGACCGACAAGTATTCCGGGCTTGGCAAGATAATGTTTCAGCTGGATTTTGCCAAAAACTTTATGCGGGCCATAAAGAAAGACAAGGAATGGACCCCCATACTGGAAAAGGCCGCCGAGCTGACCGGCCGGATAGCCGGTGAAGGCGGACAGGATTACGGCGAAGTCCTGGAAATCCTGGCGCCCATAGGCCGGGAAGCCAAGACCTACAAGATACACTGCATAGGCCACGCCCATATAGACATGAACTGGATGTGGTCCTGGCCCGAGACGGCCAACGACGCCCACGACACCTTTTACACCGTGGACAAGCTCATGGACGAGTTTCCCGAGGCCAAGTTCAGCCAGAGCCAGGTGTCTCTCTACAAGGCCATGCAGGACTATTTCCCCGCGGTGGCGGACAAGATACGCAAGAGGATCAAGTCCGGCAACTGGGAGTGCACAGCCTCCAACTGGGTGGAGGGCGAAAAGAACTGCGCCTCCGGCGAAGCCCTGTGCCGCCATATGCTCTACAGCCGCCGCTATCTGAAGAAGTATTATGATCTGGAGCCCGAGGACGTAAAGGTGGACTGGTCCGCCGATATCTTCGGCCATGCGGCCACCATCCCCTCCATCATGACCAAGGGCGGAGTCACCCGGTATTATCACACCCGGCCCTACGACAAGCCCGACCTGTTCATCTGGAAGTCCAAAGACGGCAGCGAGCTGCTGACCCTCCGGGATCCCGGCGGCTACAACGGCAACATAGACAAGAGTGTCTTTGACTGCTTCTGCCGCTACATCTCTGGCTGCTTTGAGCAGGGAGTCCGTGACTTCATGTGGTGCTACGGCTGGGGCGACCACGGCGGCGGCCCCACCAGAGTGCAGATCAAGAACCTGCTGGAATACAGAGACAATTATCCCATCCTGCCCCGGATAGATTTTTCCACTGCCGACGAGTATTATTCGGCCATAGAAAACTCCGTGGACAAGAGCAAGCTGCCCGTCATAGAAGAAGAGCGCAACTTCGTGTTTGAGGGCTGCTACACCAGCCAGGCCAACATCAAATACGCCAACCGCTACAGCGAGATAGAGCTGCCCTCTGCGGAGACCCTTTCCCTCATAGCCGGCAAGGCTGCGGGGACCGAGTATCCTCAGGAGCAGTTCGAAGCGGCGTGGCAGCGGGCCCTGTTCAGCCAGTTCCACGACGTGTTCCCCGGCTCCGGCGTGAGGGCCACATACAATTACGCCCAGGGTTCCTTCCAGGAAGTGATGACCACCACCTCCGCCGCTCAAAACCAGAGCTTCAGAGACCTGGGAGCCCGGCTGGCCACCAAGACCCTGGTGGACAAGGCCAAGGCCGGCAGCATCGGCGATTCCTTCGGCGCAGGCACGGCAGAGCACGGCAAGCTGCAAAGCGGCTTTGCCACCAGCCCCTCGCCCGCGACCAACACCCTGCAGTATGACGCCTACGGCCCCACCACCGCGGGCATGTCCGGCGACAGCGCCGCTCCCATCCTGGTTTACAACCCCAAGCCCTGGAAGCGGTCCGAGCTGGTCACCGTCAAGGTGTGGAACAAAAAGCTGGACGTGAACAACGTGTTCGTGTATGACGAGGCGGGCAACAAGGTCAGGGCTCAGTTCGTGGACCACTGCGACTTTTATTGGTTCCACAAATACGACGCCTTTGTGTTCGAGGCCAAAGACATCCCCGCTCTGGGCTACAAGGTCTTCGTGGTGGATACCGGCGACAGCATCGAAGCGGACCCCGACGACCTCAAGTGCTACACCGACGTGGGCGACAAGAGCTTCCGCGGCGACGGACAGCCCCCCATGGACGGCTGCTACACTCTGGAGAACAAGTATCTCCGGGTCAAGGTGCACGCCCCCAGCGCCTCTCTGGTCAGCGTCATAGACAAGGAGACCGGCTTTGAATACGTGAAGCAGGGCGCCAAGCTGGGCGTGGTGGAATATCAGGTGGAGGCCCCCAACGGCATGCCCGCCTGGAATCTGTCCCCCATCAAGACCCGCAAGCCTCTCGAAGACGGCAACTTCAGGATATTCAAAAACGGGCCCAATCTGGTGACCATCAGAGCCGAGTTCAAGGTAGAGGACTCCGTGGTGTGTCTGGACACCTCTCTCGGCAAGAACTCCCGCAAGGTAGATTTCGTCTGCCGCACCCGCTGGTTCGAGGTGGGCGACGGTCAGAAGGGCATCCCCACCCTGCGGGCCTACTTCCCGGCCAACTTCATGGGAGGGGCTCTGCATTACGAGATACCCTTCGGCGCCATGGAGAGGATACAGTCGGCCCAGGAGGTCCCCGCTCTCAAGTGGATGAACCTCTCCGGCAAGGACAAGTCCGTCACTCTGGTGAACCGGTCCAAATACGGACACCGGTGCCAGGACGACACCATCAGCCTGACTCTGCTCCGGTCCAGCTACGCTCCGGATCCCTATCCCGAGATGGGCGACCACGAGATAGAATACAGCATGGTGTTTGACGACAAGGCCTACGACCCGGTCAAGGCCGTGAGAGACGGCGAAGACTTCAACAACCCCGTGAAGATAGTGTCCGTGCCCGTTCAGGACGGCGACCTGCCCACCTGCAAGAGCTTTGGCGCTGTCCTCACCGACA